In the Oncorhynchus nerka isolate Pitt River linkage group LG2, Oner_Uvic_2.0, whole genome shotgun sequence genome, one interval contains:
- the LOC115136191 gene encoding RNA-binding protein 6-like isoform X4, which translates to MWDGPRRGPQAGPPFRGGNHGEMFGDRGGAMPNFRGRNGMNMGPRGPQDRGPRMDMRRMDCPSDMRGPSDMRGPSDMRGPSDMRGPSDMRGHVMEPLDIRGRGEPPRDFPGRPGEESDFGLQRQYEMAIRDKLLNAAGSGGFKGPGPGMGGRGMPPRDLREPNDRFIDMREGEMFRKDMPGFNNPNMDGRRGGFSVEPMGRNEGFRDMRDRDRLHIDRPPMGMDDIDGFNMDIPPRDSDRGMMDFRRRGASSLNPRRRFESDMDFRNRVGPQAEYRGRDRSPVRFGDSEGAPMDVRGSPGCPPDLGGPNRPKFMGKDPKGTHRDRDFPEMDEVSLAEEWKNRKMDTLPSPMIRGLPPFTIDVQGQRFPPMSRGGGLLGEPPIFKEKDRPSTEFPVKKDGPPFGFHHTEREAPGSQDWDKKPPQDFPVMDLPSFGRRGPQYPPFPPMGPGLLPNTPNRENNSKRWPGDRDPKQNQNAPNRGDRPPYLLEMDRPPYLLEKTPLGQGPKDNASFKGPKDALLEQGPERDKLVPGPAFQGKDQDYRDIDYRTGPGRVFYHKSEELQVPNEVLKESKPVQTPKFNDSGSQDQDYRSATVKDKVTHTICITGIPKTATMEQILGAFAVRDGVPMQGMTIKNVVPGYSYDTAYVEFLNLEDAVHFMESNQGSLMVGTKTALMRYVQPDRSVKEAQEPGPPAQEPLLPSPGQLLVNKAKSDHYGQNGSQAKAPVDPLSQQGSWQRSSDLTPEAWQQQVDQQLRQQEAEQQAESWASRNPPRQAPGPHQLDPIFKESKTMIIKNVKPTTTVETILKALDPFAYLDERNVRLVRGKPPGAKCFCFIDMDSHEQVTRLVDLLTKPRPLSIDGVRVYAEVAKPLKNQNYRREFDKSNTSLLGFPPESSVMEPQQYYSSQPHKQPPGAPPPNMQGDRLGGSMGGPMSSDIPHSHSSVSHLNSSMAQGGGYGEPPLVVPYQQALHPQVSSAGVMAATGDHSTDGYSYATETPDVTNYLYDATSGFYYDPQTTLYYDPASRYFYNAQTQEYLYWDSASKTYIPVPGGHSTDTQPPMAQFSVALAPDAQAILANPVADAPLDIKKPEPTPHVDPPPVLNPTPALNTMPNPNPSPERREEEDTAPHSLDKKDGKDKPGEKEEKPRSLAAVKVMKDMERWAKIQNRQKDSVRCPSPILKTSVGGLDDRKTSKAADAAFAIFERKGGDDPFKKPMAPPKKEGKGSKQPIGSLGLLASDYAATGSDEEEEVQHEAPQVSRSQSQDEEDKLTDWKKMACLLCRRQFPNKDGLVRHQQLSDLHKQNMEIHMKIKRSKKELEALENQEKELSAVESNGSPEQKRRKHQHQHQNSWAGGSRDMHKGSERPGLGSEPVERKKKEPVVWNHATYKQAVRKSMFARFKELD; encoded by the exons ATGTGGGACGGACCCAGGAGAGGACCACAAGCGGGACCACCCTTTCG TGGGGGCAATCATGGAGAAATGTTTGGGGACCGAGGTGGAGCTATGCCCAATTTCAGGGGTCGAAATGGAATGAACATGGGTCCCAGGGGGCCACAGGATCGGGGGCCTCGTATGGACATGAGGAGGATGGATTGTCCGTCTGATATGAGGGGTCCGTCTGATATGAGGGGTCCGTCTGATATGAGGGGTCCGTCTGATATGAGGGGTCCGTCTGATATGAGGGGCCATGTTATGGAACCTCTTGACATACGAGGGAGAGGAGAACCACCCAGGGATTTCCCGGGAAGACCTGGGGAGGAATCAGACTTCGGCCTACAAAGGCAGTATGAAATGGCAATCCGAGACAAGCTGCTAAATGCAGCAGGTAGTGGTGGTTTCAAGGGGCCAGGCCCAGGCATGGGAGGGAGAGGCATGCCACCACGAGATCTACGAGAGCCAAATGACAGATTTATAGATATGAGAGAAGGGGAGATGTTCCGCAAGGATATGCCAGGTTTCAACAATCCCAATATGGATGGAAGGCGTGGAGGATTTTCCGTTGAGCCTATGGGTAGAAATGAGGGGTTCAGAGACATGCGTGATAGAGACAGGCTTCATATTGACAGGCCCCCGATGGGCATGGATGACATTGATGGGTTTAATATGGACATTCCTCCACGGGACTCGGACAGGGGAATGATGGACTTCAGGAGGAGGGGTGCTTCGTCGTTGAATCCAAGGAGAAGGTTTGAGTCTGATATGGACTTCAGAAACCGTGTTGGACCCCAGGCTGAATACAGAGGAAGGGACAGATCTCCTGTAAGATTTGGCGACAGTGAAGGTGCGCCAATGGATGTCCGGGGAAGTCCTGGTTGCCCTCCAGATCTTGGTGGGCCAAACAGACCCAAGTTTATGGGTAAAGATCCAAAAGGCACCCATAGAGACAGGGACTTTCCAGAAATGGATGAGGTGTCGCTTGCAGAGGAGTGGAAGAACCGAAAAATGGACACTCTTCCATCTCCTATGATCAGAGGTCTTCCTCCTTTCACCATAGATGTTCAGGGACAGCGATTCCCTccaatgtccagagggggcggtcTTCTTGGAGAGCCACCAATTTTTAAAGAAAAAGACAGACCATCCACAGAATTCCCAGTGAAAAAGGATGGGCCTCCCTTTGGCTTCCATCACACTGAGAGAGAAGCTCCTGGTTCCCAGGACTGGGATAAAAAGCCCCCCCAAGATTTTCCTGTCATGGATTTGCCATCCTTTGGCCGTAGAGGTCCCCAGTACCCTCCCTTTCCACCCATGGGTCCTGGGCTCCTGCCAAACACCCCGAACAGAGAGAATAACAGCAAGCGCTGGCCTGGAGACAGAGATCCCAAGCAGAATCAAAATGCACCAAATCGAGGTGACAGACCCCCATACCTCTTAGAGATGGACAGGCCCCCCTATCTCCTAGAGAAGACTCCACTGGGCCAGGGGCCAAAAGATAACGCTAGTTTCAAAGGACCGAAGGATGCATTGCTTGAACAAGGCCCAGAGAGGGATAAGCTGGTTCCAGGGCCTGCATTCCAAGGCAAAGACCAGGACTACAGGGACATTGACTACAGAACAGGCCCAGGGAGAGTCTTTTACCACAAATCTGAGGAGCTGCAAGTACCTAACGAAGTTCTAAAGGAATCCAAACCAGTCCAGACTCCCAAATTCAATGACTCTGGTTCCCAG GATCAGGATTACAGGAGTGCGACTGTGAAGGACAAGGTTACTCATACAATTTGCATAACTGGAATTCCTAAGACGGCCACAATGGAACAG ATTCTTGGTGCCTTTGCAGTCCGTGATGGTGTCCCAATGCAGGGCATGACGATAAAGAATGTTGTGCCAG GTTACAGCTACGATACGGCCTATGTGGAGTTTTTAAACCTCGAGGATGCAGTCCACTTCATGGAATCCAACCAG GGATCGCTGATGGTTGGCACTAAAACGGCTCTCATGAGATACGTCCAGCCGGACAGAAGTGTCAAGGAAGCTCAA GAACCAGGCCCTCCGGCCCAGGAACCCCTGCTGCCAAGCCCGGGCCAGCTCCTGGTCAACAAGGCCAAGAGCGACCACTACGGCCAGAATGGCTCACAGGCCAAGGCCCCAGTGGACCCCCTATCTCAGCAGGGCTCGTGGCAGCGCAGCTCAGACCTCACCCCAGAGGCCTGGCAGCAGCAGGTGGACCAGCAGCTCAGACAGCAAGAGGCTGAGCAGCAGGCAGAGTCCTGGGCCAGCCGCAACCCCCCTCGCCAAGCTCCTGGCCCTCATCAGCTGGACCCCATCTTTAAGGAGAGCAAAA CCATGATCATAAAGAATGTGAAGCCCACCACAACAGTGGAGACCATCCTGAAAGCCCTGGACCCCTTCGCCTACCTGGATGAGAGGAACGTCCGTCTGGTTAGAGGCAAACCCCCGGGTGCCAAATGCTTCTGCTTCATTGACATGGACTCTCATGAG CAAGTGACCCGTCTAGTTGACCTTCTCACCAAGCCCAGGCCTCTCTCTATCGACGGGGTCCGGGTTTACGCCGAGGTCGCCAAGCCGTTGAAGAATCAAAA CTACAGAAGAGAGTTTGATAAATCCAACACTTCTCTCCTGGGGTTCCCACCTGAGTCCAGTGTGATGGAG CCGCAGCAGTACTATTCATCCCAACCTCACAAGCAGCCACCAGGCGCTCCCCCACCTAACATGCAAG GAGACCGTTTGGGTGGATCAATGGGTGGGCCGATGAGCTCAGACATCCCTCACTCCCATTCATCCGTCTCTCACTTGAACTCCAGCATGGCTCAG GGAGGTGGCTATGGTGAACCTCCATTAGTTGTTCCCTACCAACAGGCTCTGCACCCCCAGGTCTCCTCTGCTGGAGTAATGGCAGCTACAGGAGACCACAGCACTGATGGCTACAGCTATG CTACTGAAACTCCTGACGTGACCAACTACCTGTATGATGCCACTTCCGGGTTCTACTACGATCCTCAAACTACCTTGTACTATGACCCTGCCTCTAGG tATTTCTACAATGCCCAGACCCAGGAGTACCTTTACTGGGACAGTGCGTCCAAGACGTACATCCCCGTGCCTGGAGGACACTCCACAGACACCCAGCCCCCCATGGCCCAATTTAGTGTTGCCCTGGCACCTGACGCACAGGCCATTCTGGCCAATCCAGTAGCAGACGCTCCACTGGACATAAAGAAACCAGAGCCAACCCCTCACGTCGACCCTCCCCCAGTCCTGAACCCTACTCCTGCCCTGAACACCatgcctaaccccaacccttccccagagaggagagaggaggaggacactgcACCTCACAGCCTTGACAAGAAAGACGGCAAAGACAAaccaggagagaaagaggagaaaccCAGGAGCCTAGCCGCCGTCAAA GTCATGAAGGATATGGAGCGCTGGGCTAAGATCCAGAACCGCCAGAAGGACAGCGTCCGTTGCCCGTCCCCCATACTGAAGACCTCCGTGGGCGGACTGGACGACAGGAAGACCTCCAAGGCAGCTGATGCGGCCTTCGCCATCTTTGAGAGGAAG GGTGGAGATGACCCCTTCAAGAAGCCTATGGCTCCTCccaagaaagaggggaagggctCAAAG CAGCCCATTGGCTCTCTGGGCCTGCTGGCGTCAGACTATGCAGCTACAGGCagtgacgaggaggaggaggtgcagcACGAGGCGCCTCAGGTTTCTAGGAGCCAGTCCCAGGACGAGGAGGACAAGCTAACAGACTGGAAGAAGATGGCCTGCCTGCTGTGTAGGAGACAGTTCCCCAATAAGGACGGGCTGGTGCGCCACCAGCAGCTCTCTGACCTCCACAAGCAAAACATGGAGATCCACATGAAGATCAAAAGGTCAAAGAAGGAGCTGGAGGCTTTGGAGAACcaggagaaagag CTGAGTGCTGTTGAGTCCAATGGCTCCCCAGAACAGAAGAGAAGGAAGCACCAACATCAACACCAGAATAGCTGGGCTGGTGGCTCCAGGGACATGCACAAAGGCAGCGAGAGACCTGGGTTAGGCTCTGAACCTGTTGAG aggaagaagaaggagccTGTCGTCTGGAACCATGCCACCTACAAACAAGCTGTGCGCAAGTCCATGTTCGCACGCTTCAAAGAGCTGGACTGA
- the LOC115136191 gene encoding RNA-binding protein 6-like isoform X1: protein MWDGPRRGPQAGPPFRGGNHGEMFGDRGGAMPNFRGRNGMNMGPRGPQDRGPRMDMRRMDCPSDMRGPSDMRGPSDMRGPSDMRGPSDMRGHVMEPLDIRGRGEPPRDFPGRPGEESDFGLQRQYEMAIRDKLLNAAGSGGFKGPGPGMGGRGMPPRDLREPNDRFIDMREGEMFRKDMPGFNNPNMDGRRGGFSVEPMGRNEGFRDMRDRDRLHIDRPPMGMDDIDGFNMDIPPRDSDRGMMDFRRRGASSLNPRRRFESDMDFRNRVGPQAEYRGRDRSPVRFGDSEGAPMDVRGSPGCPPDLGGPNRPKFMGKDPKGTHRDRDFPEMDEVSLAEEWKNRKMDTLPSPMIRGLPPFTIDVQGQRFPPMSRGGGLLGEPPIFKEKDRPSTEFPVKKDGPPFGFHHTEREAPGSQDWDKKPPQDFPVMDLPSFGRRGPQYPPFPPMGPGLLPNTPNRENNSKRWPGDRDPKQNQNAPNRGDRPPYLLEMDRPPYLLEKTPLGQGPKDNASFKGPKDALLEQGPERDKLVPGPAFQGKDQDYRDIDYRTGPGRVFYHKSEELQVPNEVLKESKPVQTPKFNDSGSQDQDYRSATVKDKVTHTICITGIPKTATMEQILGAFAVRDGVPMQGMTIKNVVPGYSYDTAYVEFLNLEDAVHFMESNQGSLMVGTKTALMRYVQPDRSVKEAQEPGPPAQEPLLPSPGQLLVNKAKSDHYGQNGSQAKAPVDPLSQQGSWQRSSDLTPEAWQQQVDQQLRQQEAEQQAESWASRNPPRQAPGPHQLDPIFKESKTMIIKNVKPTTTVETILKALDPFAYLDERNVRLVRGKPPGAKCFCFIDMDSHEQVTRLVDLLTKPRPLSIDGVRVYAEVAKPLKNQNYRREFDKSNTSLLGFPPESSVMEPQQYYSSQPHKQPPGAPPPNMQGDRLGGSMGGPMSSDIPHSHSSVSHLNSSMAQGGGYGEPPLVVPYQQALHPQVSSAGVMAATGDHSTDGYSYATETPDVTNYLYDATSGFYYDPQTTLYYDPASRYFYNAQTQEYLYWDSASKTYIPVPGGHSTDTQPPMAQFSVALAPDAQAILANPVADAPLDIKKPEPTPHVDPPPVLNPTPALNTMPNPNPSPERREEEDTAPHSLDKKDGKDKPGEKEEKPRSLAAVKVMKDMERWAKIQNRQKDSVRCPSPILKTSVGGLDDRKTSKAADAAFAIFERKGGDDPFKKPMAPPKKEGKGSKQPIGSLGLLASDYAATGSDEEEEVQHEAPQVSRSQSQDEEDKLTDWKKMACLLCRRQFPNKDGLVRHQQLSDLHKQNMEIHMKIKRSKKELEALENQEKESVPQLSAVESNGSPEQKRRKHQHQHQNSWAGGSRDMHKGSERPGLGSEPVERKKKEPVVWNHATYKQAVRKSMFARFKELD, encoded by the exons ATGTGGGACGGACCCAGGAGAGGACCACAAGCGGGACCACCCTTTCG TGGGGGCAATCATGGAGAAATGTTTGGGGACCGAGGTGGAGCTATGCCCAATTTCAGGGGTCGAAATGGAATGAACATGGGTCCCAGGGGGCCACAGGATCGGGGGCCTCGTATGGACATGAGGAGGATGGATTGTCCGTCTGATATGAGGGGTCCGTCTGATATGAGGGGTCCGTCTGATATGAGGGGTCCGTCTGATATGAGGGGTCCGTCTGATATGAGGGGCCATGTTATGGAACCTCTTGACATACGAGGGAGAGGAGAACCACCCAGGGATTTCCCGGGAAGACCTGGGGAGGAATCAGACTTCGGCCTACAAAGGCAGTATGAAATGGCAATCCGAGACAAGCTGCTAAATGCAGCAGGTAGTGGTGGTTTCAAGGGGCCAGGCCCAGGCATGGGAGGGAGAGGCATGCCACCACGAGATCTACGAGAGCCAAATGACAGATTTATAGATATGAGAGAAGGGGAGATGTTCCGCAAGGATATGCCAGGTTTCAACAATCCCAATATGGATGGAAGGCGTGGAGGATTTTCCGTTGAGCCTATGGGTAGAAATGAGGGGTTCAGAGACATGCGTGATAGAGACAGGCTTCATATTGACAGGCCCCCGATGGGCATGGATGACATTGATGGGTTTAATATGGACATTCCTCCACGGGACTCGGACAGGGGAATGATGGACTTCAGGAGGAGGGGTGCTTCGTCGTTGAATCCAAGGAGAAGGTTTGAGTCTGATATGGACTTCAGAAACCGTGTTGGACCCCAGGCTGAATACAGAGGAAGGGACAGATCTCCTGTAAGATTTGGCGACAGTGAAGGTGCGCCAATGGATGTCCGGGGAAGTCCTGGTTGCCCTCCAGATCTTGGTGGGCCAAACAGACCCAAGTTTATGGGTAAAGATCCAAAAGGCACCCATAGAGACAGGGACTTTCCAGAAATGGATGAGGTGTCGCTTGCAGAGGAGTGGAAGAACCGAAAAATGGACACTCTTCCATCTCCTATGATCAGAGGTCTTCCTCCTTTCACCATAGATGTTCAGGGACAGCGATTCCCTccaatgtccagagggggcggtcTTCTTGGAGAGCCACCAATTTTTAAAGAAAAAGACAGACCATCCACAGAATTCCCAGTGAAAAAGGATGGGCCTCCCTTTGGCTTCCATCACACTGAGAGAGAAGCTCCTGGTTCCCAGGACTGGGATAAAAAGCCCCCCCAAGATTTTCCTGTCATGGATTTGCCATCCTTTGGCCGTAGAGGTCCCCAGTACCCTCCCTTTCCACCCATGGGTCCTGGGCTCCTGCCAAACACCCCGAACAGAGAGAATAACAGCAAGCGCTGGCCTGGAGACAGAGATCCCAAGCAGAATCAAAATGCACCAAATCGAGGTGACAGACCCCCATACCTCTTAGAGATGGACAGGCCCCCCTATCTCCTAGAGAAGACTCCACTGGGCCAGGGGCCAAAAGATAACGCTAGTTTCAAAGGACCGAAGGATGCATTGCTTGAACAAGGCCCAGAGAGGGATAAGCTGGTTCCAGGGCCTGCATTCCAAGGCAAAGACCAGGACTACAGGGACATTGACTACAGAACAGGCCCAGGGAGAGTCTTTTACCACAAATCTGAGGAGCTGCAAGTACCTAACGAAGTTCTAAAGGAATCCAAACCAGTCCAGACTCCCAAATTCAATGACTCTGGTTCCCAG GATCAGGATTACAGGAGTGCGACTGTGAAGGACAAGGTTACTCATACAATTTGCATAACTGGAATTCCTAAGACGGCCACAATGGAACAG ATTCTTGGTGCCTTTGCAGTCCGTGATGGTGTCCCAATGCAGGGCATGACGATAAAGAATGTTGTGCCAG GTTACAGCTACGATACGGCCTATGTGGAGTTTTTAAACCTCGAGGATGCAGTCCACTTCATGGAATCCAACCAG GGATCGCTGATGGTTGGCACTAAAACGGCTCTCATGAGATACGTCCAGCCGGACAGAAGTGTCAAGGAAGCTCAA GAACCAGGCCCTCCGGCCCAGGAACCCCTGCTGCCAAGCCCGGGCCAGCTCCTGGTCAACAAGGCCAAGAGCGACCACTACGGCCAGAATGGCTCACAGGCCAAGGCCCCAGTGGACCCCCTATCTCAGCAGGGCTCGTGGCAGCGCAGCTCAGACCTCACCCCAGAGGCCTGGCAGCAGCAGGTGGACCAGCAGCTCAGACAGCAAGAGGCTGAGCAGCAGGCAGAGTCCTGGGCCAGCCGCAACCCCCCTCGCCAAGCTCCTGGCCCTCATCAGCTGGACCCCATCTTTAAGGAGAGCAAAA CCATGATCATAAAGAATGTGAAGCCCACCACAACAGTGGAGACCATCCTGAAAGCCCTGGACCCCTTCGCCTACCTGGATGAGAGGAACGTCCGTCTGGTTAGAGGCAAACCCCCGGGTGCCAAATGCTTCTGCTTCATTGACATGGACTCTCATGAG CAAGTGACCCGTCTAGTTGACCTTCTCACCAAGCCCAGGCCTCTCTCTATCGACGGGGTCCGGGTTTACGCCGAGGTCGCCAAGCCGTTGAAGAATCAAAA CTACAGAAGAGAGTTTGATAAATCCAACACTTCTCTCCTGGGGTTCCCACCTGAGTCCAGTGTGATGGAG CCGCAGCAGTACTATTCATCCCAACCTCACAAGCAGCCACCAGGCGCTCCCCCACCTAACATGCAAG GAGACCGTTTGGGTGGATCAATGGGTGGGCCGATGAGCTCAGACATCCCTCACTCCCATTCATCCGTCTCTCACTTGAACTCCAGCATGGCTCAG GGAGGTGGCTATGGTGAACCTCCATTAGTTGTTCCCTACCAACAGGCTCTGCACCCCCAGGTCTCCTCTGCTGGAGTAATGGCAGCTACAGGAGACCACAGCACTGATGGCTACAGCTATG CTACTGAAACTCCTGACGTGACCAACTACCTGTATGATGCCACTTCCGGGTTCTACTACGATCCTCAAACTACCTTGTACTATGACCCTGCCTCTAGG tATTTCTACAATGCCCAGACCCAGGAGTACCTTTACTGGGACAGTGCGTCCAAGACGTACATCCCCGTGCCTGGAGGACACTCCACAGACACCCAGCCCCCCATGGCCCAATTTAGTGTTGCCCTGGCACCTGACGCACAGGCCATTCTGGCCAATCCAGTAGCAGACGCTCCACTGGACATAAAGAAACCAGAGCCAACCCCTCACGTCGACCCTCCCCCAGTCCTGAACCCTACTCCTGCCCTGAACACCatgcctaaccccaacccttccccagagaggagagaggaggaggacactgcACCTCACAGCCTTGACAAGAAAGACGGCAAAGACAAaccaggagagaaagaggagaaaccCAGGAGCCTAGCCGCCGTCAAA GTCATGAAGGATATGGAGCGCTGGGCTAAGATCCAGAACCGCCAGAAGGACAGCGTCCGTTGCCCGTCCCCCATACTGAAGACCTCCGTGGGCGGACTGGACGACAGGAAGACCTCCAAGGCAGCTGATGCGGCCTTCGCCATCTTTGAGAGGAAG GGTGGAGATGACCCCTTCAAGAAGCCTATGGCTCCTCccaagaaagaggggaagggctCAAAG CAGCCCATTGGCTCTCTGGGCCTGCTGGCGTCAGACTATGCAGCTACAGGCagtgacgaggaggaggaggtgcagcACGAGGCGCCTCAGGTTTCTAGGAGCCAGTCCCAGGACGAGGAGGACAAGCTAACAGACTGGAAGAAGATGGCCTGCCTGCTGTGTAGGAGACAGTTCCCCAATAAGGACGGGCTGGTGCGCCACCAGCAGCTCTCTGACCTCCACAAGCAAAACATGGAGATCCACATGAAGATCAAAAGGTCAAAGAAGGAGCTGGAGGCTTTGGAGAACcaggagaaagag TCTGTCCCACAGCTGAGTGCTGTTGAGTCCAATGGCTCCCCAGAACAGAAGAGAAGGAAGCACCAACATCAACACCAGAATAGCTGGGCTGGTGGCTCCAGGGACATGCACAAAGGCAGCGAGAGACCTGGGTTAGGCTCTGAACCTGTTGAG aggaagaagaaggagccTGTCGTCTGGAACCATGCCACCTACAAACAAGCTGTGCGCAAGTCCATGTTCGCACGCTTCAAAGAGCTGGACTGA